A genome region from Salvia splendens isolate huo1 chromosome 19, SspV2, whole genome shotgun sequence includes the following:
- the LOC121779006 gene encoding kinesin-like protein KIN-5D, whose amino-acid sequence MEASRRRGGGGMVRISPLQTTRSSDRAVRNPRLGEGNFRGKHDKDGGVNVQVIVRCRPLSEDDEVRLHAPAVISCNDSRREVCTVQSVANKQIDRTFLFDKVFGPSSQQKDLYDQAVRPIVFEVLEGYNSTIFAYGQTGTGKTYTMEGGSGKKNGDIPSDAGVIPRAIRQIFDILEAKKAEYSLKVTFLELYNEEITDLLAPKECSKFVQDKSKKPIALLEDGKGGIFVRGLEEETVKTADEIYNILEKGSAKRRTAETLLNKQSSRSHSVFSITIHIKECTPHEEKMIKCGKLNLVDLAGSENISRSGAREERAREAGEINKSLLTLGRVINALVEHSAHIPYRDSKLTRLLKDSLGGETKTCIIATISPSSHCLEGTLSTLDYAHRAKNIKKKPEVNQKMIKSVLIKDFYFEIDRLKQEVHVTREKNEIYVPKDHFLKDEAEKKVMLENIEHMEIVKGNKHLASERTWKLLNHMSLFCSPKLRKDKIEDNDRVLIQKFQSELAQQLEILHKAIASATTTDEIYMILEKGSAKRRTSETLLNKHSSRSNSVFSINLHINECTPEGEEMIICGNLNLVDLAGSENISRSGAREGRAREAGEINKSLLTLGRVINALVEHYAQIPYREQALGLREDLETAESYVSILFAKIERKDNIEDNDRVLIQKFQSKLVQQHGILYKAVASATTQQEHHLKAMEEDMHLFVSSKIEATKQLQDQLEKLKSMYGSGIKTLGDFAGELDGNSQSVSGDMNTEISNHSSDLEKSFKGFP is encoded by the exons ATGGAAGCTTCACGGAGAAGAGGCGGCGGCGGAATGGTGCGTATATCACCGTTACAAACAACTCGGTCCAGCGATAGGGCGGTGAGAAATCCGCGATTGGGGGAGGGGAATTTCCGCGGAAAGCACGATAAAGATGGAGGCGTCAATGTGCAGGTCATTGTGCGGTGCAG GCCTTTGAGTGAGGATGATGAGGTTAGATTGCATGCACCTGCGGTGATTTCTTGCAATGACAGCAGAAGAGAAGTTTGCACGGTTCAGAGTGTTGCAAATAAGCAAATTGATAGGACTTTCCTATTTGACAAG GTCTTTGGTCCATCATCCCAACAAAAGGATTTGTACGATCAAGCAGTACGCCCCATAGTATTTGAAGTTTTAGAAGGCTACAATTCCACCATCTTTGCCTACGGGCAAACTGGAACTGGGAAAACCTACACTATGGAGGGTGGGTCAGGAAAAAAG AATGGTGATATCCCAAGTGATGCTGGGGTTATTCCAAGAGCCATTAGACAAATTTTTGACATCTTAGAAGCTAAAAAAGCTGAGTACAGCTTGAAGGTCACATTCTTAGAACTTTACAATGAGGAAATAACAGATCTTTTGGCGCCAAAAGAATGTTCGAAATTCGTACAAGACAAATCAAAGAAACCAATAGCCCTCTTGGAGGATGGAAAAGGGGGAATTTTTGTTAGGGGATTGGAAGAAGAAACTGTGAAAACAGCTGATGAAATATATAATATCTTGGAGAAAGGTTCTGCCAAGAGGAGAACAGCAGAGACCCTTCTCAACAAACAGAGCAGCCGTTCTCACTCTGTATTTTCTATCACTATTCATATCAAGGAGTGTACTCCACATGAAGAGAAGATGATCAAATGTGGGAAGCTAAACTTAGTCGACCTGGCTGGCTCAGAAAATATTTCACGTTCCGGTGCAAGGGAG GAAAGAGCAAGGGAAGCAGGTGAGATAAACAAAAGTTTGCTGACACTTGGTCGAGTCATAAATGCCTTGGTTGAACATTCTGCTCATATACCCTACAG AGATAGCAAGTTAACAAGGTTGCTGAAAGATTCATTGGGAGGGGAAACAAAGACCTGTATAATTGCTACGATATCACCTTCCTCCCACTGTTTAGAAGGGACACTCAGTACATTAGATTATGCTCATCGTGccaaaaacataaagaaaaagccGGAG GTTAATCAGAAGATGATTAAGTCCGTCCTAATCAAGGATTTCTACTTTGAAATTGATCGACTAAAACAAG AGGTACATGTTACAAGAGAGAAGAATGAAATCTATGTACCAAAAGATCATTTTCTCAAGGATGAGGCTGAGAAAAAG GTGATGTTAGAGAATATTGAGCATATGGAAATTGTTAAAGGGAACAAGCACTTGGCCTCCGAGAGGACCTGGAAACTGCTGAATCATATGTCTCTATTCTGTTCGCCAAAATTG AGGAAGGATAAAATTGAAGACAACGATAGAGTGCTTATACAGAAATTCCAATCCGAATTGGCTCAGCAGCTTGAGATCTTACATAAGGCGATAGCATCTGCCACCACAACTGATGAAATATATATGATCTTAGAGAAAGGTTCTGCCAAGAGGAGAACATCAGAGACCCTTCTCAACAAACATAGCAGCCGTTCTAACTCTGTATTTTCTATCAATCTTCATATCAACGAGTGTACTCCAGAAGGAGAGGAGATGATCATATGTGGGAATCTAAACTTAGTCGACCTGGCTGGCTCAGAAAATATTTCACGTTCCGGTGCAAGAGAG GGAAGAGCACGGGAAGCAGGTGAGATAAACAAAAGTTTGCTGACACTTGGTCGAGTCATAAATGCCTTGGTTGAACATTATGCTCAAATACCCTACAG GGAACAAGCACTTGGCCTCCGAGAGGACCTGGAAACTGCTGAATCATATGTCTCTATTCTATTCGCCAAAATTG AGAGGAAGGATAACATTGAAGACAACGATAGAGTGCTTATACAGAAATTCCAATCCAAATTGGTTCAGCAGCATGGGATCTTATATAAGGCGGTAGCATCTGCCACCACGCAGCAAGAACACCACCTTAAAGCAATGGAAGAAGATATGCATCTGTTTGTATCTTCAAAGATAGAG GCTACTAAACAACTTCAAGATCAATTAGAGAAATTGAAATCCATGTATGGCTCGGGAATCAAGACTTTAGGGGATTTTGCCGGAGAACTTGATGGTAACTCTCAATCGGTAAGTGGTGACATGAACACTGAAATTTCCAATCATTCTTCAGATCTAGAAAAG AGTTTCAAAGGTTTTCCATAG